The genomic interval GAGGCGCTCACGCGCAAGCTCGGGGCGAAGCGCACGCAGGACCTCGTCGGTCGAAGCGATCTGCTGGTCAACCTGCGCGAGGACGCACGGCTTGACACGTCGTGGTTGCTTCGGGTTCGCGAGGAGTACGTGGGTCAGGGCTGTCACATCCGTTACCGCACGTTTGAAGAGGCGTACGGCGACGTGATCCAGGACGTGGCAGCGGTCGGAGCGGCGACGGGCACGGACGGCGTCGTGACGGCGGTCGGATCCAGGGTCAAGTCGATTCGCGCCGTTCCCCGTGCGCTCGGCACGAGGCTGTCCGGGGAGAGCATCCGCCAGAAGCGGCGCGGTGAAGTGGGCCCCATCGTCCACGACGGCGTGGCGGGCGCCGGCTTCGCGGCTTACCACACCGAGGGCATGGTGTCGGTGGCGCTCGGCGGCGCGCAGGATGGCGTGGGCAAGGCCGCGTTCGGCGGCAAGATTGTCGTCCTGAAGGGCAAGTGTGCGGACGGCGTCTGGCGCGGCGGATCGGTCGGCAAGGGCCTGGCGTATGGCGCGGCCAAGGGGCTCTTCATCATCCAGGGCAACGCTGACGCGCGAGCCTGCATCCGGTTGTCCGGCGCGGACGTCGTCATCGGCGGCGAGATCGAGGCCCCGGTGCGCGGGGACCTTTCGCACATCGCCAACCGCGCCAACATCAAGGGGTTCGCGTTCGAGTACATGACGGGCGGACGCGCGGTGGTGTTGGGCGATCCCGGCCCGTGGATCTGCTCCGGCATGACCGGCGGCCGCGTGTATCTGCGGCACGATCCGGAGATGGGGCTGGACGAAAAGGCGCTTCGGCGGCGCATTGCGAAGGGCGCCAAGGTCGCGCTCCGCGTGATCGACGCGCAGGGCCGGAACGACATCGTCGAGCTTCTGGGCGCATACCAGCTCGAACTGCGCCGTTACGGCCAGCACGAAGAGGCGCGCCGATTGCAGAAGCTCATCGACAACCCGTCGCTCCACTTCCTGATGGTCGAGCCCGCGCACGAGATCACGGATCAGGACATCGCGACGGAATAAGAGTTTCATGGATGGGCGGCCGTCCCTCTGGGGCGGCCGTTCGACTGCTCAGAGGCGCGTCCCGAGGCGTGCCACAGCCGGAGTTGATAGATATACAGATTCGTGTATAATGATGCAAGGACGATCAATTGACGCTTCCTTGACGGTACACGGATGCACAGAAATACATCGCTCGCAGAAGAGCGGAGAGGAGTTTCGGCTGTGGCAGTGTGGGATATGAAGAACGCCCTTGGACGCGGATCGTCGACCGTCGTGCCGCTGGGCTCGAACTATCTGTCGGTCCGGCTGCAGAACGCCCTCTGGTCCTGCCATCGGGTCATGGCGGGCAAGGACCTGCTTCATTTCAGCGATCTGTCCGGTGACGATTTGCGCAATCTCGTGCATCTCGCCGAGTTGCTGAAAGAAGCGCAAAAGTCGCGGTTCACGCACACGCTTCTCGCCGGCAAAACGCTCGGCATGATCTTCGATAAATCGTCGACGCGAACCCGGATCTCGTTTGAGGTCGGCATGTTGCAGCTCGGAGGCCACGCCCTGTTCCTGCCGGGCAACATGCTGCAGACTGGGCGCGGCGAGCCGATTTCCGACACGGCGCGGGTCATGTCGCGCTACCTGGACGGCGTGATGATCCGGACGTTCCGCCAGCAGGACGTCGAGGAGTTCGCGAAGTACGCGGATATCCCGGTCATCAACGGGTTGACCGACGAATTCCACCCGTGCCAGCTGCTCGCGGACGCGCTGACCATCCTCGAGCACAAGGGGCGGCTCGAGGGGATCACCGTCGCCTTCATCGGAGACGGCAACAACCTCGCCCACTCGTGGCTGCAGCTCGCGCCGAAGCTCGGCATGAACATCCGCGTGGCGACGCCGCCCGGCTATCAGCCCATGCAGTGGGTCGTCGAAGAGGCAAAGCTGCACGCCGTTCAGCAGGGAACGGAAGTGCTCGTCACGACGGATCCGGAGCGGGCCATCGAGGGCGCGGACGTGGTGTACACCGACACCTGGGTGTCGATGGGCGACGAAGAAGAGGCCGAAGAGCGCCTGAAGCACTTCGAGGGCTATCAGGTGAACGAGAAGCTGTGCGCCCTCGCGAAACCGGACTATGTGTTCATGCACTGCCTGCCCGCGCACCGCGGGGAGGAAGTGTCGCCGGACGTGATCGACGGGCCGCACTCCATCATCTTTGATCAGGCGGAAAATCGGCTGCACGCGCAGAAGGCGGTGCTCGCCGCCACCATGGCGGACGCAAGCGCGTTTGGGGAGGACTTGTGATGGCAGAAAAGCTCGTGCTCGCCTACTCGGGCGGATTGGATACCTCGGTCTCGATCCCGTGGATTCGGGATCACTACGGCTATGACGTGATCGCGATGTGCGTCGACGTGGGCGAAGGCAAGGATCTCGACGCCACGCAGGCGAAGGCGATTCAGGTGGGCGCGGTCAAATCCTACAAGATCGACGCGAAGGCGCAGTTTGCGGAGTCGTTCATTTTGCCGGCGCTGAAGGCGAACGCCCTGTACGAGGGCAAGTACCCGCTCGCCTCGGCCTTGTCGCGCCCGCTCATTTCGAAGCTGCTCGTGGAGGTGGCCGAACGCGAGGGTGCGGTGGCGGTTGCGCACGGCTGCACGGGCAAGGGGAACGATCAGGTCCGGTTCGAGGTGTCCATCCACGCGCTGAATCCGAACCTGAAGGTGATTGCGCCGGTGCGCGAGTGGGGATTCACGCGGGACGAGGAAATCCGCTATGCGAAGGAGCACGGCGTCCCCATCCCGGTCGATCTCGACAATCCCTTCAGCATCGACGCGAACCTCTGGGGCCGCGCGATTGAGTGCGGCGTGTTGGAAGATCCTTGGCAGGAGGCGCCGGAAGGCGCGTTTTTGTGGACGGTCTCGCCGGAAGAGGCGCCTGACGAGCCCGAGGAAATCGTGATCTCGTTCGAGCAGGGCAAGCCGGTGGCCTTAAACGGCGAGTCGCTTCCGCTCGTCGACCTCATTCACCGGGTGAACGAGATCGCCGGGCGGCACGGCGTCGGCCGGATCGACCACGTCGAAAACCGGCTCGTCGGCATCAAGTCGCGCGAGGTGTACGAGTCGCCCGCTGGCAAGGTGCTCATCATGGCGCATCAGGAGCTGGAGCACCTCACGCTGACTCGCGAAGTGCTGCAGTACAAGATGGGCCTCGAGCTCGAGTACGCGAAGCTCATCTACAACGGGCTCTGGTACTCGCCGCTCAAAGCGGCCTTCGACGCGTTCATCGACGAGACCCAAAGATACGTGACGGGCGATGTGCGCGTGAAGTTGTACAAGGGCCACGCGCAGGCGACGGGCCGCAAGTCGCCCTACTCGCTCTACCGGCACGATCTCGCCACGTACGAGACGGGTGACAAGTTCGATCACGGCGCCGCGGTCGGGTTCATCCGCCTGTACGGGCTGCCGACGACCGTTTACGCCACGTTGCATGCGGGCGAGGAGAAGCCGACGAACCTCGGCGATGACGCCTACTCTGTGCTCGGGGACGAGGTGGAGGCCAAGGCATGAAGCTTTGGGGCGGACGCTTCAGCGAAGACACGAATCAGCTTGTGCTCGAGTACACGGCGTCCATCTCGTTCGACAAGCGCCTGTTTCCCTACGATATCCGCGGTTCCATCGCGCACGCGAGGATGCTCGGCCAGACCGGCATCCTCGCGCCGCATGAGGCGCGCGCGATCATCGACGGACTCGAATCCCTCCTCGCGGACTACGAGGCAGGCAAGCTCGAGTTTCGCCTCGAGGACGAGGACGTGCACATGAATGTCGAACGGCTGCTCACGGAGCGCATCGGCGACGTCGCGAAGAAGCTTCACACGGCGCGGAGCCGAAACGATCAGGTGGCGCTCGACATGCACCTGTGGGCGCGAGACGCGGTGGACGAGCTCCTGGCGGGGGTCAAGCGCCTGGAGCGCGCGCTCGTCTCGGTGGCGGAGCGCCATTTGGACGTGATTGTCCCTGGATTCACGCACCTGCAGCGCGCCCAGCCCGTGCTCTTTGCCCATCACCTGCTGGCGTACGTGTGGATGTTGCTCAGGGACGAGCGGCGACTGCTGGCGCTGAAGGACGAGATCGACAGGATGCCCCTTGGCGCAGCGGCGCTCGCGGGCACGACGTTTCCCATCGACCGAGAGATGGTCGCGGAAGAGCTGGGCTTCACGCGGCTCTACGAAAATTCGATGGACGCGGTCTCGGACCGGGATTATCTGCTCGGCCTGCTCTTCAACTGCGCGACCGTCATGACGCACCTGTCGCGCCTTGCCGAGGAGATGGTGCTCTGGTCGAGCGAGGAGTTTGGCTGGATTGAGCTTTCGGACGCCTATGCGACGGGATCGAGCATCATGCCGCAGAAGAAAAACCCGGACGTGCCGGAGTTGGTGCGCGGGAAGACGGGCCGCGTGTATGGGCACCTGATGGGCCTCTTGACGGTGCTGAAGGGCTTGCCGCTCGCGTACAACAAGGATCTGCAGGAAGACAAGGAGGGCGCCTTCGACGCGGTCGACACGGTGGTGCCGGCGCTTGAACTCATGGCGGGGACGGTCGAGACCATGAAGGTGCGCCGAGAACGGCTTCAGCACGCGTTTGCGCGCGATTTTTCCAATGCGACCGATCTCGCCGACTACCTGGTGCGCAAGGGGCTTCCGTTTCGGGAGGCCCACGAGGTGGTCGGCAGGCTCGTGGCGGACGCGCTCGCGAAGGGAACCAACCTGGCGGGCCTGTCCCTCGAAGAGATGCGGGCGAGATCGCCTTTGATTGACGAGGACGCGTACGAGGCGCTCGACATCGCGCGCGTCGTGGAGGCGCGCCAGTCGCGCGGCGGTACGGCGCCGTCCGCGGTGCGTCTCCAGCTCGCGCTCGCCAAGGAGGCCGTCGAAGGGCAGGGCTGAAAGGCGCTTCCGCCTTTTGGCGCTCGCGGCGCCCTCCATGCCCCGGCTTCCGCCCTGGCTCAGAGATCAGGTAAGATAGACGAAATGGCGCCATTATGGAGATAAGGAGTGGAGAAGGTGCTCGTCGTACAGAAATATGGCGGCACGTCCGTGGGATCGACGGAGCGGATCCGGGCCGTGGCGGACCGCATCGCCCGGACCCGGGCCGAGGGGCACGACGTGGTGGTGGTGGTCTCCGCCATGGGCCACACCACGGACGAGTTGGTCGATCTCGCCGGAGCCATTGTGGACAGGCCGGATCCTCGGGAGATGGATCAGCTCCTCGCGACGGGAGAGCAGGTGTCGGCGGCGCTTTTGGCCATGCGGCTCATCTCGCTCGGCGTGCCCGCGAAGTCGCTGACGGGTTGGCAGGCCGGGATCGCCACCGAGCCGGTGCACGGCAATGCCCGCGTGGCGAGGATCGACACGTCATCGCTGAGGGCGCTTCTCGCGCAAGGCATCGTGCCGGTGGTGACGGGATTTCAAGGCATTGCGGATGGCGAGGTGACGACCCTCGGGCGCGGCGGATCGGACACCTCGGCCGTGGCCATCGCTGCAGCGCTCGGCGCCGATCTCTGCGAGATCTACACCGACGTCGAAGGCGTGTACACCACGGATCCGCGCGTCGTGAAGACCGCGCAAAAGCTCGCGGCCATCTCGTACGACGAGATGCTCGAGCTCGCCAACCTCGGCGCCCAGGTGCTGCACCCGCGTGCGGTGGAAAACGCCAAGCACTTCGGCGTGAAGCTCGTCGTGAGGTCCAGTTTTACGGAAAGGGATGGGACGGAAGTCGTGGCGGAGAATCAGCTGGAAGGCCGCCGGGTGGTCACCGGCATCGCGTTCGAGCGCCAGGTGGCGCGCGTCGCCGTCGTCGGCGTGCCGGTCGAGGAACACGCGCTCGCGGCCATCTTTTCGGCGCTGGCCGATCGCGGCGTGAACGTGGACGTGATCGTGCAGAGCGTGGTGGACGACCAGGCGGTGGACGTGTCGTTCACGGTGCACGAGAGCGATCTCGACAAGGCGGAGCAGGTCGTGGCGGAGTTGAAGCCCAAGATTGGCTTCAAGCGGATGGAGAAGGAGTCGCCGCTCGCGAAGGTGTCCATCGTGGGCGCGGGCATGATCTCGAACCCTGGCGTCGCGGCGCAGATGTTTGTGGCGCTTCGCGATGCCAAGGTGCCGATTCACATGGTGACCACCTCAGAGATCAAGGTGTCGTGCGTCATTCCCGCGGACTTGGTCGAGGTGGCGGTGCAGGCGCTGCACCGGGCGTTTATCGAGGCGGAAGCCGTGACGCCCTTGACCCATGCGCGATAGTTTTTTATAGTCAGAACTGTGAGCCAAGATGATAGAGAAGCTGTCGCATGACTGGCGGATGACGTGGGTGACCACGGGGGAGTGCGACAGTGGGAGAGCCGGCCGCCTGGGCACTTGAACGCGCGTCTCGCGCGGAGTGACTAGGGGCCGTTCATTGTACTTATGGAGTGGTGAGAGAGAACATGGCGACCAAGATTTTGGTGACGGACGACATCTCCCAGGCGGGCATCGACATCCTCTCCGGCCTTCAGGGCGCGGAGGTCGTGGTCAGGACGAATCTCGCGCCGGACGAGCTGAAGGAGGCCATTGCCGACGCGGACGCCCTTGTGGTGCGCTCGCAGACGCGCGTGACGAGGGACGTGATCGAGAGCGCGAAAAAGCTCAAGGTCATCGGCCGCGCGGGCGTCGGCGTCGACAACATCGATCTTGAGGCGGCCACGCGCCGCGGCATCCTGGTCATCAACGCCCCAGATGGCAACACCATTGCGGCGGCGGAGCACACCTTCGCGATGATGATCAGCCTTGCGCGGCACATCCCCGCGGCTCATCGGGATCTCCTCCAGGGCAACTGGAATCGCAAGAAGTGGATTGGCGTCGAGCTTCGCGGCAAGACGCTGGCGGTCCTCGGCATGGGCCGCATCGGCACGGAGGTCGCGAAGCGGGCGAAGGCGTTCGGCATGACTGTCCTCGGGTATGATCCGTTCCTGACGGAGGAGCGCGCGCAGAGCCTCGGCGTCAAGCGGTGCGATCTCGACACCGCCATCCGCGAGGCCGACTTCATCACCGTGCACACGCCGCTGACGAAAGAGACGCATCACATGATTGATGCCGGCCGGATCGCCCAGATGAAGGAGGGCGTGCGGATCATCAACTGCGCGCGCGGCGGCATCATCGACGAGGTGGCGCTCGCGGAGGCGCTCGAGGCGGGGCGCGTGGCGGGCGCCGCCATCGACGTGTTTGAGCAGGAGCCGCTGCCGATGGATCACCCGCTCAGGCGCTGCCCGAACGTCGTGTTGACGCCGCACCTCGGCGCGTCGACGGTGGAGGCGCAGGAGAACGTGGCGATTCAAGTGGCGGAGGAAATCGTGCAGGTGCTTCGCGACGACACCTTCGAGCACGCGGTCAACCTGCCGAGCCTGAGCCAGCGCCAGAAGGAGCGGCTCGCGCCTTATCTCGCCCTTGCGGAGCAACTGGGGCTGTTTGCGGCGCAGCTCGCGCAGGGCGCGCCCTCGAGCATGACCGTGCGCTACGCCGGTGACGCGGCCGATCCAGACGGCGGCTACCTCACCCGCACGGTGCTGAAGGGCTTCTTCAGCTTCCAGTACAACGGCGAGGTCAACTACGTCAACGCGCTGCGGTACGCGGAAGACGCGGGCCTGCGTGTGCAGGAGGTGCGCGAGTCGCGCGGCCGGGTGTACACGAACGAGGTGGAGATCTCGGTCGCGACGGACAACGGCACGCACCGCGTGACGGGCACGGTCCTCGGGGAGTACGGGCCGCGCATCGTCGAGCTCGACGGGTACCCCATTGACACGCCCATTCAAGGCATCCTCATCTACACGCGGCACGAGGACCGTCCCGGCATGATCGGCCGCATCGGCACGCTACTTGGCGATCGCGACATCAACATTGCCGGCATGCAGGTGGGCCGGCGGGAGACGGGCGGAGAAGCGGTGATGCTCCTGTCCGTCGACAAGCGCGTGCCGCAGGACGTGATCGACGAAATCGCGAAGCATCCGGGCATTCGACTGGTCAGGGCCATCGAGCTGTGACAGGCGGGCGCAGGCGCACATCCGCGCCCTTGAGAGAGATCTGCTGAAGGAGTGGAGACCGTGAGGCGGGTGGACAACTTCAATCCGGGCCCGGCGGCGCTGCCGCTCGAGGTGTTGGAGCAGGTGCGCGAGGAGCTCATCGACTTCCGGGGCGCGGGCATGAGCGTCATGGAGATGAGCCACCGCAGCAAGGAGTACGAGGC from Alicyclobacillus acidocaldarius subsp. acidocaldarius DSM 446 carries:
- the argF gene encoding ornithine carbamoyltransferase gives rise to the protein MAVWDMKNALGRGSSTVVPLGSNYLSVRLQNALWSCHRVMAGKDLLHFSDLSGDDLRNLVHLAELLKEAQKSRFTHTLLAGKTLGMIFDKSSTRTRISFEVGMLQLGGHALFLPGNMLQTGRGEPISDTARVMSRYLDGVMIRTFRQQDVEEFAKYADIPVINGLTDEFHPCQLLADALTILEHKGRLEGITVAFIGDGNNLAHSWLQLAPKLGMNIRVATPPGYQPMQWVVEEAKLHAVQQGTEVLVTTDPERAIEGADVVYTDTWVSMGDEEEAEERLKHFEGYQVNEKLCALAKPDYVFMHCLPAHRGEEVSPDVIDGPHSIIFDQAENRLHAQKAVLAATMADASAFGEDL
- a CDS encoding argininosuccinate synthase yields the protein MAEKLVLAYSGGLDTSVSIPWIRDHYGYDVIAMCVDVGEGKDLDATQAKAIQVGAVKSYKIDAKAQFAESFILPALKANALYEGKYPLASALSRPLISKLLVEVAEREGAVAVAHGCTGKGNDQVRFEVSIHALNPNLKVIAPVREWGFTRDEEIRYAKEHGVPIPVDLDNPFSIDANLWGRAIECGVLEDPWQEAPEGAFLWTVSPEEAPDEPEEIVISFEQGKPVALNGESLPLVDLIHRVNEIAGRHGVGRIDHVENRLVGIKSREVYESPAGKVLIMAHQELEHLTLTREVLQYKMGLELEYAKLIYNGLWYSPLKAAFDAFIDETQRYVTGDVRVKLYKGHAQATGRKSPYSLYRHDLATYETGDKFDHGAAVGFIRLYGLPTTVYATLHAGEEKPTNLGDDAYSVLGDEVEAKA
- the argH gene encoding argininosuccinate lyase, translated to MKLWGGRFSEDTNQLVLEYTASISFDKRLFPYDIRGSIAHARMLGQTGILAPHEARAIIDGLESLLADYEAGKLEFRLEDEDVHMNVERLLTERIGDVAKKLHTARSRNDQVALDMHLWARDAVDELLAGVKRLERALVSVAERHLDVIVPGFTHLQRAQPVLFAHHLLAYVWMLLRDERRLLALKDEIDRMPLGAAALAGTTFPIDREMVAEELGFTRLYENSMDAVSDRDYLLGLLFNCATVMTHLSRLAEEMVLWSSEEFGWIELSDAYATGSSIMPQKKNPDVPELVRGKTGRVYGHLMGLLTVLKGLPLAYNKDLQEDKEGAFDAVDTVVPALELMAGTVETMKVRRERLQHAFARDFSNATDLADYLVRKGLPFREAHEVVGRLVADALAKGTNLAGLSLEEMRARSPLIDEDAYEALDIARVVEARQSRGGTAPSAVRLQLALAKEAVEGQG
- a CDS encoding aspartate kinase, giving the protein MLVVQKYGGTSVGSTERIRAVADRIARTRAEGHDVVVVVSAMGHTTDELVDLAGAIVDRPDPREMDQLLATGEQVSAALLAMRLISLGVPAKSLTGWQAGIATEPVHGNARVARIDTSSLRALLAQGIVPVVTGFQGIADGEVTTLGRGGSDTSAVAIAAALGADLCEIYTDVEGVYTTDPRVVKTAQKLAAISYDEMLELANLGAQVLHPRAVENAKHFGVKLVVRSSFTERDGTEVVAENQLEGRRVVTGIAFERQVARVAVVGVPVEEHALAAIFSALADRGVNVDVIVQSVVDDQAVDVSFTVHESDLDKAEQVVAELKPKIGFKRMEKESPLAKVSIVGAGMISNPGVAAQMFVALRDAKVPIHMVTTSEIKVSCVIPADLVEVAVQALHRAFIEAEAVTPLTHAR
- the serA gene encoding phosphoglycerate dehydrogenase, encoding MATKILVTDDISQAGIDILSGLQGAEVVVRTNLAPDELKEAIADADALVVRSQTRVTRDVIESAKKLKVIGRAGVGVDNIDLEAATRRGILVINAPDGNTIAAAEHTFAMMISLARHIPAAHRDLLQGNWNRKKWIGVELRGKTLAVLGMGRIGTEVAKRAKAFGMTVLGYDPFLTEERAQSLGVKRCDLDTAIREADFITVHTPLTKETHHMIDAGRIAQMKEGVRIINCARGGIIDEVALAEALEAGRVAGAAIDVFEQEPLPMDHPLRRCPNVVLTPHLGASTVEAQENVAIQVAEEIVQVLRDDTFEHAVNLPSLSQRQKERLAPYLALAEQLGLFAAQLAQGAPSSMTVRYAGDAADPDGGYLTRTVLKGFFSFQYNGEVNYVNALRYAEDAGLRVQEVRESRGRVYTNEVEISVATDNGTHRVTGTVLGEYGPRIVELDGYPIDTPIQGILIYTRHEDRPGMIGRIGTLLGDRDINIAGMQVGRRETGGEAVMLLSVDKRVPQDVIDEIAKHPGIRLVRAIEL